One part of the Oncorhynchus gorbuscha isolate QuinsamMale2020 ecotype Even-year unplaced genomic scaffold, OgorEven_v1.0 Un_scaffold_1038, whole genome shotgun sequence genome encodes these proteins:
- the unc93b1 gene encoding protein unc-93 homolog B1 isoform X2 gives MAEADAEENVYREAVAESPVVPPNGDINIDDLLPDGPQGNIQGQMEEFLGPQPEYDEEEEEKKYYRRKKLGVVKNVLGASVGGMIIYSVYMGLLQMQLILHYDETYREVKYGNLGLEDIDKKMLMGINVTPIIALLYTPILIRFLGTKWMMFLASGIYALFVSTNYWERYYTLVPSAVAIGAAIVPLWASLGNYITRMAQQYYEYVNYKEDHVQEQKKLPKGACHRYVIIFQSVFFIIFHLSLVFAEFPQRLFLHQFLSDYNHTLYNVKHCGAEGSGMIEGFNKTVLKHLPRSLLLIQVESVLMGAAFLSMIIFLAVCGAAYRPTEEIDLRSIGWGNIFQLPFKHLRDYRLRLLIPFFIYSGLDSLFSVTGLTLSYGVCTVGLEWLYLLVMVYGLSCSLFSCLSLSLLRLPRYVSLLGGAVIHGPLLVFLLFWSPAPRSPDQLPYLLVVIALWGMGSALNKTGLSILLGMLYEDKERLDFVYTIYHWWQAIAIFIVYLWTGLIMRAKLSILLVILLLACFCYWTMERRLAKNMHFRLPRIPRPKHKVKGYRYLEEENSDESNSEESDEDDDEEQQEEVIREDFGGDAGSQGSDSTRGRRGGARGCRRRRDDDYEQAGEREEREG, from the exons ATGGCGGAGGCCGACGCGGAAGAGAACGTGTACCGTGAGGCTGTGGCGGAGTCGCCTGTTGTGCCCCCTAATGGCGACATTAACATTGACGACCTGTTACCCGACGGTCCTCAGGGGAATATTCAAGGACAG ATGGAGGAGTTCCTGGGCCCCCAGCCGGAGTacgatgaggaagaggaggagaagaagtatTACAGGAGGAAGAAGCTGGGAGTGGTGAAGAACGTCCTGGGGGCCAGCGTCGGGGGCATGATCATATACAGCGTCTACATGg gccTGTTGCAGATGCAGCTGATCCTCCACTATGATGAGACGTACAGGGAGGTGAAGTATGGTAACCTGGGTCTGGAGGACATCGACAAGAAGATGCTGATGGGGATCAACGTTACACCCATCATAGCCCTGTTATACACCCCCATACTCATcag gttTCTGGGCACCAAATGGATGATGTTTCTGGCAAGTGGAATTTACGCTCTCTTCGTCTCAACCAATTACTGGGAGCGATACTACACCCTGGTACCATCGGCTGTGGCCATTGGTGCAGCCATTGTCCCGCTGTGGGCGTCGTTAGGGAACTACATCACAAG gaTGGCACAACAGTACTATGAGTATGTGAACTATAAGGAGGATCACGTTCAGGAACAGAAGAAACTACCCAAGGGGGCGTGTCATCGCTATGTCATCATCTTCCAATCCGTGTTCTTCATCATCTTCCAT CTCAGCCTGGTGTTTGCAGAGTTCCCCCAGCGCCTCTTCCTCCACCAGTTCCTTAGTGACTACAACCACACACTGTACAACGTTAAACACTGTG gtGCGGAGGGCAGTGGTATGATCGAGGGTTTCAACAAGACCGTCCTGAAGCACCTCCCTCGCTCCCTGCTGCTCATCCAGGTGGAGAGTGTTCTCATGGGGGCCGCCTTCCTCTCCATGATCAtc TTCCTGGCGGTGTGCGGGGCTGCGTACCGCCCCACAGAGGAGATCGATCTGAGGAGTATCGGCTGGGGGAACATCTTCCAGTTGCCCTTCAAACACCTGAGAGACTACAGGCTGAGACTCCTCATCCCTTTCTTCATCTACAGTGGACTGGACTCACTCTTCTCTGTCACGGGACTCACTCTG TCGTATGGTGTGTGTACGGTGGGTCTGGAGTGGCTGTATCTCCTGGTGATGGTCTATGGTCTGTCCTGCTCCCTGTTCTCctgcctgtccctgtccctcctcAGGCTGCCACGCTACGTCTCTCTGCTAGGGGGCGCTGTGATCCACGGTCCTCTGCTGGTGTTCCTGCTGTTCTGGTCCCCGGCTCCACGCTCACCTGATCAACTGccttacctgctggtggtgatcGCCCTCTGGGGAATGGGGTCTGCATTGAATAAGACTGGACTCAGCA TTCTCCTGGGTATGTTGTATGAAGATAAAGAGAGACTGGACTTTGTCTACACCATCTACCACTGGTGGCAGGCTATCGCCATCTTCATAGTCTACCTGTGGACTGGACTCATCAtgagg GCTAAACTCTCCATTCTATTGGTCATCTTGCTGCTGGCGTGCTTCTGCTATTGGACGATGGAGCGACGCCTGGCCAAGAACATGCATTTCAGACTGCCTCGCATTCCCCGCCCCAAACACAAG GTCAAAGGTTATCGTTACTTGGAGGAGGAAAACTCAGATGAGTCGAACTCGGAGGAgagtgatgaggatgatgatgaagagcagcaggaggaggtgaTCAGGGAGGACTTTGGTGGAGACGCAGGGTCGCAGGGCTCTGATTCgaccagggggaggagaggaggggctagGGGATGCCGCAGGAGGAGAGACGATGATTATGAGCAAGcaggggaaagggaggagagagagggatag
- the timm10 gene encoding mitochondrial import inner membrane translocase subunit Tim10 → MDPEKAQQLAAELEVEMMADMYNRMTNACHRKCVPPHYKEAELSKGEAVCLDRCVAKYLDLHERLGRKLTELSVQDEEMMRKNAIGQ, encoded by the exons ATGGACCCAGAGAAAGCACAGCAACTGGCGGCGGAACTAGAAGTGGAAATGATGGCTGATATGTACAATCG GATGACCAACGCGTGCCACAGGAAGTGCGTGCCCCCCCACTACAAGGAGGCAGAGCTGTCTAAAGGGGAGGCGGTCTGTCTGGACCGCTGTGTGGCCAAGTACCTGGATCTACACGAGAGGCTGGGCCGCAAGCTCACCGAGCTCTCAGTTCAGGACGAGGAGATGATGAGGAAGAACGCTATtggacaataa
- the unc93b1 gene encoding protein unc-93 homolog B1 isoform X1 codes for MTIQQNNADPDIIMMAEADAEENVYREAVAESPVVPPNGDINIDDLLPDGPQGNIQGQMEEFLGPQPEYDEEEEEKKYYRRKKLGVVKNVLGASVGGMIIYSVYMGLLQMQLILHYDETYREVKYGNLGLEDIDKKMLMGINVTPIIALLYTPILIRFLGTKWMMFLASGIYALFVSTNYWERYYTLVPSAVAIGAAIVPLWASLGNYITRMAQQYYEYVNYKEDHVQEQKKLPKGACHRYVIIFQSVFFIIFHLSLVFAEFPQRLFLHQFLSDYNHTLYNVKHCGAEGSGMIEGFNKTVLKHLPRSLLLIQVESVLMGAAFLSMIIFLAVCGAAYRPTEEIDLRSIGWGNIFQLPFKHLRDYRLRLLIPFFIYSGLDSLFSVTGLTLSYGVCTVGLEWLYLLVMVYGLSCSLFSCLSLSLLRLPRYVSLLGGAVIHGPLLVFLLFWSPAPRSPDQLPYLLVVIALWGMGSALNKTGLSILLGMLYEDKERLDFVYTIYHWWQAIAIFIVYLWTGLIMRAKLSILLVILLLACFCYWTMERRLAKNMHFRLPRIPRPKHKVKGYRYLEEENSDESNSEESDEDDDEEQQEEVIREDFGGDAGSQGSDSTRGRRGGARGCRRRRDDDYEQAGEREEREG; via the exons ATGACAATACAACAGAACAACGCCGATCCTGACATAATAATG ATGGCGGAGGCCGACGCGGAAGAGAACGTGTACCGTGAGGCTGTGGCGGAGTCGCCTGTTGTGCCCCCTAATGGCGACATTAACATTGACGACCTGTTACCCGACGGTCCTCAGGGGAATATTCAAGGACAG ATGGAGGAGTTCCTGGGCCCCCAGCCGGAGTacgatgaggaagaggaggagaagaagtatTACAGGAGGAAGAAGCTGGGAGTGGTGAAGAACGTCCTGGGGGCCAGCGTCGGGGGCATGATCATATACAGCGTCTACATGg gccTGTTGCAGATGCAGCTGATCCTCCACTATGATGAGACGTACAGGGAGGTGAAGTATGGTAACCTGGGTCTGGAGGACATCGACAAGAAGATGCTGATGGGGATCAACGTTACACCCATCATAGCCCTGTTATACACCCCCATACTCATcag gttTCTGGGCACCAAATGGATGATGTTTCTGGCAAGTGGAATTTACGCTCTCTTCGTCTCAACCAATTACTGGGAGCGATACTACACCCTGGTACCATCGGCTGTGGCCATTGGTGCAGCCATTGTCCCGCTGTGGGCGTCGTTAGGGAACTACATCACAAG gaTGGCACAACAGTACTATGAGTATGTGAACTATAAGGAGGATCACGTTCAGGAACAGAAGAAACTACCCAAGGGGGCGTGTCATCGCTATGTCATCATCTTCCAATCCGTGTTCTTCATCATCTTCCAT CTCAGCCTGGTGTTTGCAGAGTTCCCCCAGCGCCTCTTCCTCCACCAGTTCCTTAGTGACTACAACCACACACTGTACAACGTTAAACACTGTG gtGCGGAGGGCAGTGGTATGATCGAGGGTTTCAACAAGACCGTCCTGAAGCACCTCCCTCGCTCCCTGCTGCTCATCCAGGTGGAGAGTGTTCTCATGGGGGCCGCCTTCCTCTCCATGATCAtc TTCCTGGCGGTGTGCGGGGCTGCGTACCGCCCCACAGAGGAGATCGATCTGAGGAGTATCGGCTGGGGGAACATCTTCCAGTTGCCCTTCAAACACCTGAGAGACTACAGGCTGAGACTCCTCATCCCTTTCTTCATCTACAGTGGACTGGACTCACTCTTCTCTGTCACGGGACTCACTCTG TCGTATGGTGTGTGTACGGTGGGTCTGGAGTGGCTGTATCTCCTGGTGATGGTCTATGGTCTGTCCTGCTCCCTGTTCTCctgcctgtccctgtccctcctcAGGCTGCCACGCTACGTCTCTCTGCTAGGGGGCGCTGTGATCCACGGTCCTCTGCTGGTGTTCCTGCTGTTCTGGTCCCCGGCTCCACGCTCACCTGATCAACTGccttacctgctggtggtgatcGCCCTCTGGGGAATGGGGTCTGCATTGAATAAGACTGGACTCAGCA TTCTCCTGGGTATGTTGTATGAAGATAAAGAGAGACTGGACTTTGTCTACACCATCTACCACTGGTGGCAGGCTATCGCCATCTTCATAGTCTACCTGTGGACTGGACTCATCAtgagg GCTAAACTCTCCATTCTATTGGTCATCTTGCTGCTGGCGTGCTTCTGCTATTGGACGATGGAGCGACGCCTGGCCAAGAACATGCATTTCAGACTGCCTCGCATTCCCCGCCCCAAACACAAG GTCAAAGGTTATCGTTACTTGGAGGAGGAAAACTCAGATGAGTCGAACTCGGAGGAgagtgatgaggatgatgatgaagagcagcaggaggaggtgaTCAGGGAGGACTTTGGTGGAGACGCAGGGTCGCAGGGCTCTGATTCgaccagggggaggagaggaggggctagGGGATGCCGCAGGAGGAGAGACGATGATTATGAGCAAGcaggggaaagggaggagagagagggatag